The Nitrosomonas communis genome has a segment encoding these proteins:
- the hemF gene encoding oxygen-dependent coproporphyrinogen oxidase, protein MNTAEVKAFLTNLQKRIVAGLEQLDGKPFLHDAWERPEGGGGLSCVIEEGNIFERGGVNFSYVHGSGLPASATAARPELAGRSFEATGVSLVLHPRNPYAPTIHMNVRFFEAKKEGSESVWWFGGGMDLTPYYGFEEDAIHFHQTCKSALQPFGDEYYPRFKKWCDEYFYLKHRKEPRGIGGIFFDDFNQPDFTTCFNLMQSVGDHFLSAYVPLLEKRLNTPYSERERDFQAYRRGRYVEFNLVWDRGTLFGLQTGGRTESILMSLPPIVKWRYNWTPPPGSAEAALYTDFLIGKDWV, encoded by the coding sequence ATGAATACAGCAGAAGTCAAAGCGTTTCTCACTAATTTACAAAAAAGAATTGTTGCAGGATTAGAGCAACTAGATGGCAAGCCTTTCCTGCACGATGCCTGGGAACGTCCAGAGGGAGGCGGTGGACTAAGCTGCGTGATTGAAGAAGGTAATATATTTGAGCGAGGGGGAGTTAATTTTTCTTATGTCCATGGCAGCGGTCTCCCTGCATCAGCTACGGCTGCACGGCCTGAACTAGCTGGCCGTTCATTTGAAGCGACCGGGGTGTCACTGGTTTTGCATCCACGCAATCCCTATGCTCCCACTATACACATGAATGTACGTTTCTTTGAAGCCAAAAAAGAAGGATCAGAATCCGTTTGGTGGTTTGGTGGCGGAATGGATTTAACACCGTATTATGGCTTTGAAGAAGATGCCATTCATTTTCACCAAACGTGTAAAAGCGCACTTCAGCCTTTTGGTGATGAATACTATCCTCGCTTCAAAAAATGGTGCGATGAGTATTTTTACTTAAAGCATCGCAAAGAACCGCGCGGTATCGGCGGTATTTTTTTCGATGATTTCAACCAACCTGATTTCACCACCTGCTTTAATCTAATGCAGAGCGTGGGAGATCATTTTTTATCCGCCTATGTTCCGCTCCTGGAAAAACGCCTCAATACACCGTATAGTGAGCGTGAGCGTGATTTTCAGGCGTATCGTCGCGGACGTTATGTCGAATTCAATTTAGTTTGGGATCGAGGTACGCTATTTGGATTGCAAACAGGCGGGCGTACCGAATCGATCCTGATGTCTTTGCCCCCAATTGTCAAATGGCGCTATAACTGGACTCCTCCACCAGGCAGTGCAGAAGCCGCACTTTATACTGATTTTTTGATTGGCAAAGATTGGGTATAA
- the rsmA gene encoding 16S rRNA (adenine(1518)-N(6)/adenine(1519)-N(6))-dimethyltransferase RsmA, giving the protein MKHTPRKRFSQNFLIDPQIIAEIIHAIRPSSGDRLIEIGPGLGALTRPLLQIVDHLHAIEIDRDIVKQLRLEFPEEKLTIHSADALKFDFSQLGNRLRIIGNLPYNISTPLLFHLSRFCSYIADMHFMLQKEVVERMVAFPSTPDYGRLSVMLQNYFEMEQILMVPAESFRPVPKVQSAIVRMRPLAQTIIPAEQDSLFSKIVSSAFSQRRKTLRNTLRDYLMPEDFDALALDSGLRAENLSIVQYARIVNYLVKVP; this is encoded by the coding sequence GTGAAGCATACTCCACGCAAGCGTTTTAGTCAGAATTTTCTGATCGATCCACAGATTATTGCTGAAATCATTCATGCTATCCGACCATCCTCGGGCGACCGGCTTATTGAGATTGGCCCTGGATTAGGCGCATTGACGCGACCATTACTGCAAATTGTCGATCATCTTCATGCCATAGAAATTGATCGGGATATTGTTAAGCAGCTAAGGTTGGAATTTCCTGAAGAAAAACTAACCATTCATTCAGCAGATGCGCTGAAGTTTGATTTTTCTCAATTGGGTAACCGCTTACGCATCATCGGTAACTTACCCTATAACATTTCCACTCCCCTTTTGTTTCATCTCAGTCGATTCTGTTCCTATATCGCCGATATGCATTTTATGTTGCAGAAAGAAGTGGTCGAGCGCATGGTAGCTTTTCCCTCTACGCCGGATTATGGGCGTTTATCTGTCATGCTACAGAATTATTTTGAAATGGAACAGATCCTGATGGTCCCGGCAGAATCGTTTCGTCCTGTCCCCAAAGTACAATCAGCTATTGTACGCATGCGCCCATTGGCGCAAACGATTATTCCTGCTGAGCAAGATTCGTTATTTAGCAAAATTGTATCATCTGCCTTCTCACAACGACGTAAAACATTGCGCAATACGTTACGTGATTATCTCATGCCTGAAGATTTTGATGCTTTAGCCTTAGATTCCGGGTTACGGGCAGAGAATTTATCCATAGTGCAATATGCCAGGATCGTGAATTATCTGGTTAAAGTTCCTTAA
- a CDS encoding methylated-DNA--[protein]-cysteine S-methyltransferase, whose product MHYYTIMESPIDPLLLTSDGEHLTGLYMDVQDYLPHMKENWLCDPALFKETVSQLKAYFAKELSDFELPLKATGTAFQRKVWQSLTTIPYGETTSYKSIAEHIQIPKAVRAVGLANGKNPISIIIPCHRVIGANGKLVGYGGGLSRKQWLLAHEAKQGELLAR is encoded by the coding sequence ATGCATTACTACACAATTATGGAAAGCCCTATCGATCCACTTTTACTCACAAGTGATGGTGAACATCTTACGGGCTTATATATGGATGTACAAGATTATTTACCTCATATGAAAGAGAATTGGCTATGTGACCCTGCGCTCTTTAAAGAAACCGTTTCCCAATTAAAGGCTTATTTTGCAAAAGAATTATCTGACTTTGAACTCCCGCTTAAGGCAACTGGAACAGCTTTCCAGAGAAAGGTGTGGCAATCACTCACCACCATTCCTTACGGCGAAACGACCAGTTATAAAAGTATTGCCGAACATATTCAAATACCAAAAGCGGTACGGGCAGTGGGTTTGGCAAACGGTAAGAATCCTATCTCCATTATCATCCCTTGTCATCGCGTGATTGGTGCTAACGGTAAACTGGTGGGCTACGGCGGTGGCCTCTCCCGCAAGCAATGGTTACTGGCACATGAAGCAAAACAGGGTGAGCTACTGGCAAGGTAA
- a CDS encoding DNA-3-methyladenine glycosylase family protein, whose translation MSCFSSQQEKKTTVLHLGYHPPLAWNALVAFLCSRGSRYVEQLIGNRYLRTIKLGNDAGWIAAQQDPIRNRINVEVSPSLLPHLAQLQTRLHILFDLDANPVLIENHLKRDKTLKPLIIHTPGLRVPGTLNAFELSLRAIVGQQVSVKAATTLFNRFVTAFGESVDTPFPELNRTGPVASAIADAKPQTLINLGVTQRRALTIQLLAKQITDGRLKLEAGNSPQLIEQLMALPGIGPWTAQYIAMRALGDSNAIPASDLGLMHALQVEKSAGVLSRTEKWQPWRAYGVIHLWHYLSIGG comes from the coding sequence ATTTCTTGTTTCAGTTCACAACAGGAGAAGAAAACGACAGTCTTACACCTAGGCTATCACCCACCACTGGCTTGGAACGCCTTGGTCGCTTTTCTTTGTAGTCGTGGCAGCCGCTACGTAGAGCAATTAATTGGTAATCGCTATTTGCGCACAATTAAACTCGGCAATGATGCCGGCTGGATTGCTGCTCAGCAGGATCCGATACGTAACCGAATCAATGTGGAAGTATCCCCGTCACTGTTACCTCATCTGGCTCAGCTACAGACTCGTTTACACATTTTATTTGATCTGGATGCGAATCCAGTCCTTATTGAAAACCATCTGAAACGCGACAAAACATTGAAGCCACTCATTATCCATACCCCTGGCTTACGCGTTCCGGGTACTCTGAATGCCTTTGAGTTGAGCTTACGTGCGATAGTAGGCCAACAAGTCTCTGTCAAGGCAGCCACTACCTTGTTCAATCGTTTCGTTACAGCTTTTGGTGAGTCGGTCGATACCCCTTTTCCGGAACTCAATCGCACCGGCCCCGTTGCGAGCGCGATCGCTGATGCAAAGCCACAAACTCTGATCAATCTGGGTGTAACGCAACGCCGTGCTTTAACTATTCAACTGCTTGCCAAGCAAATAACTGATGGAAGACTGAAGCTGGAAGCAGGCAATTCACCTCAGCTCATTGAACAATTGATGGCGCTGCCGGGAATCGGTCCCTGGACTGCTCAATACATTGCTATGCGCGCTCTGGGAGACTCTAATGCAATCCCGGCCTCAGACCTGGGACTCATGCACGCATTACAAGTAGAAAAGTCAGCGGGTGTTCTGAGTCGTACAGAAAAATGGCAACCCTGGCGTGCTTACGGCGTAATCCATTTATGGCATTATTTAAGTATAGGAGGCTAA
- a CDS encoding TrmH family RNA methyltransferase: MYPITSREHALFKQLVKLEKSSRARRLKSLTLLDGVHLIQVYHASKHIPLKLIVSESGYDHAEIKYLIREFSKQSGIDTILFSDALFKQVSPVRTPTGILALITIPSCEANAIDKSQVFCTLLEAIQDPGNLGSMLRSAAAAGVSDVYLSNDCADAWSPKTLRAAMGAHFSLTIHEQSNLVQIAQQFHGKVIAATLQSTRHLYQTDLKGPVAFVFGNEGAGLSQELLRTVSEQVTIPMTDKTESLNVAAAAAICFFEKMRQQCY; encoded by the coding sequence ATGTACCCCATAACCTCCCGCGAGCATGCTCTCTTCAAGCAACTGGTTAAGCTGGAAAAATCGTCACGGGCACGACGATTAAAAAGTTTGACATTGCTCGATGGGGTCCATCTCATCCAGGTTTACCATGCGAGCAAACATATACCGCTAAAGTTGATCGTAAGCGAATCCGGGTATGATCATGCTGAAATCAAATATTTGATACGCGAATTCAGCAAACAATCTGGCATCGATACCATACTATTCAGTGATGCCTTGTTCAAGCAAGTTTCCCCTGTCAGAACACCAACCGGTATCCTGGCGCTGATCACTATTCCCTCATGTGAAGCGAATGCAATCGATAAAAGTCAGGTATTTTGTACCTTACTAGAAGCCATACAGGATCCTGGCAATCTCGGTTCGATGCTGCGTTCGGCAGCCGCCGCTGGTGTAAGTGATGTTTATTTATCCAATGATTGTGCCGATGCCTGGTCACCCAAAACTCTACGAGCAGCCATGGGAGCCCATTTCTCGCTAACCATACACGAGCAATCTAATCTGGTGCAAATAGCTCAGCAGTTCCATGGCAAAGTCATTGCAGCGACTCTACAGTCTACCCGGCACCTTTATCAGACCGATCTCAAAGGCCCGGTTGCCTTTGTATTTGGCAATGAAGGCGCAGGATTATCGCAAGAACTACTCAGAACGGTCAGCGAGCAGGTTACCATTCCTATGACAGATAAGACAGAATCACTCAATGTAGCTGCCGCAGCAGCCATCTGTTTTTTTGAGAAGATGAGGCAGCAATGCTATTGA
- the aroC gene encoding chorismate synthase, with product MSGNTLGKLFCVTSFGESHGPAIGCVVDGCPPGLALSQEFIQQELDRRKPGTSRHVTQRREADRVEILSGVFEGKTTGTPIALLIRNEDQRSKDYSKIMEVFRPGHADYTYWQKYGIRDYRGGGRASARETAVRVAAAAIAKKWLYETYGITIRGYMAQLGPVVIPFKQWGDVNQNPFFVADCRIVPELEDFMDRLRKSGDSVGAKISVIAEGVPVGWGEPVYDRLDAEIAYAMMSINAVKGVEIGAGFESVSQKGTEHSDEMTPEGFLSNNAGGILGGISTGQPVTVNVAIKPTSSIRLGRRSIDKAGKPVIVETHGRHDPCVGIRATPIVEAMLALVLMDHALRHRAQNADVVCNTPKIPGTMNSSAMTTTSAGPESPLAEDPEPYEV from the coding sequence ATGTCTGGGAATACGCTTGGAAAACTTTTTTGTGTCACGTCGTTTGGTGAATCGCATGGACCGGCGATTGGTTGTGTAGTCGATGGATGCCCGCCAGGATTAGCTTTATCACAAGAATTTATACAACAAGAATTGGACCGACGCAAACCTGGCACTTCGCGCCATGTTACCCAGCGTCGCGAAGCTGATCGGGTAGAAATCCTTTCGGGGGTGTTTGAAGGTAAAACCACCGGCACACCGATTGCCTTGCTGATTCGTAATGAGGATCAGCGTAGCAAGGATTACAGCAAAATCATGGAAGTGTTTCGTCCCGGTCATGCGGATTATACCTATTGGCAGAAATACGGCATTCGTGATTACCGCGGGGGTGGGCGCGCCTCTGCGCGCGAGACTGCCGTTCGGGTTGCAGCAGCTGCCATCGCCAAGAAATGGTTATATGAAACTTATGGTATAACCATTCGCGGTTATATGGCGCAGTTGGGGCCTGTCGTCATCCCATTCAAACAATGGGGGGATGTAAATCAGAACCCATTTTTTGTGGCGGATTGCCGTATCGTACCGGAGCTCGAGGATTTTATGGATCGCCTGCGGAAATCTGGTGACTCGGTGGGAGCAAAAATCAGCGTCATTGCTGAGGGCGTGCCCGTTGGCTGGGGAGAGCCCGTCTATGATCGCCTCGATGCAGAAATTGCTTACGCTATGATGAGTATCAATGCCGTCAAAGGAGTAGAGATTGGTGCGGGATTTGAGAGTGTCAGCCAGAAAGGAACAGAGCATTCGGACGAAATGACGCCTGAAGGATTTCTGAGCAATAACGCTGGCGGTATACTTGGCGGTATTTCGACTGGTCAACCGGTCACTGTTAATGTGGCAATTAAGCCCACATCCAGCATACGCCTCGGGCGACGCTCTATCGATAAAGCAGGAAAGCCAGTCATTGTCGAAACACATGGCAGACATGATCCTTGTGTTGGCATACGTGCTACTCCTATTGTTGAAGCTATGCTGGCCTTGGTGCTTATGGATCATGCCTTGCGTCATCGTGCACAAAATGCTGATGTGGTATGCAATACGCCTAAAATTCCAGGAACAATGAACAGTAGCGCTATGACCACGACCTCCGCAGGACCAGAATCACCTTTAGCCGAAGATCCAGAGCCCTATGAAGTGTGA
- the pdxA gene encoding 4-hydroxythreonine-4-phosphate dehydrogenase PdxA, which translates to MNNIPILALTAGEPAGIGPDLCIQIAQEALSCQLVVIADRDMLQQRAALLQLPMELIEKPSAHFSEHKPGSLQLVHIPVNAPVSPGKLEPANASYVIETLQYAIQGCQNGIFDAMVTAPVHKGIISEAGIPFTGHTEYLAEMTHSQVVMMLVGGHMRVALATTHLPLKEVAATITPEKLEQKLRIIHHDLANRFFINHPRIAVAGLNPHAGESGHMGREEIDTIIPVLTKLRAEGMNLLGPLPADTLFNPVRLKDYDCILAMYHDQGLPVLKYASFGTGVNITLGLPIIRTSVDHGTALDLVGTGRADPGSLRVAIEMAIMLAQKQCARQSS; encoded by the coding sequence ATGAATAATATACCTATACTTGCCTTGACGGCAGGGGAACCTGCTGGCATTGGCCCTGATTTGTGCATACAAATTGCCCAGGAAGCCTTATCTTGCCAACTCGTGGTTATTGCAGACCGTGACATGCTGCAACAGCGCGCAGCATTGTTACAACTGCCCATGGAATTAATCGAAAAACCCTCTGCTCATTTCAGTGAACATAAACCCGGTAGCCTGCAACTTGTGCATATACCGGTAAACGCACCTGTCTCCCCTGGCAAATTGGAGCCAGCGAATGCAAGTTATGTCATTGAAACACTGCAATATGCTATACAAGGTTGTCAAAATGGAATATTTGATGCTATGGTGACAGCACCGGTTCACAAGGGAATCATCAGCGAAGCGGGCATCCCCTTTACAGGCCATACTGAATATCTAGCAGAGATGACGCACAGTCAAGTTGTGATGATGTTGGTAGGGGGCCACATGCGGGTAGCGCTTGCTACTACGCACTTGCCCTTGAAAGAAGTCGCTGCAACGATTACGCCTGAAAAGCTCGAGCAGAAATTACGTATTATCCATCATGATCTGGCTAATCGTTTTTTTATTAATCATCCACGTATTGCCGTTGCGGGGCTTAATCCTCATGCAGGTGAGTCAGGACATATGGGTCGTGAAGAAATTGACACCATCATCCCAGTGCTGACCAAACTTCGTGCAGAAGGCATGAATTTGCTGGGGCCTTTGCCGGCCGATACTTTGTTCAATCCAGTGCGGTTAAAGGATTATGATTGCATTCTTGCCATGTATCATGATCAGGGATTGCCTGTGCTTAAGTATGCAAGCTTCGGCACGGGGGTTAATATCACGTTGGGACTTCCCATTATTCGTACATCGGTGGACCATGGCACCGCCCTTGATTTGGTTGGAACGGGACGAGCTGATCCAGGTAGTTTACGAGTAGCGATAGAAATGGCAATCATGCTGGCTCAAAAGCAGTGTGCTCGGCAATCATCCTGA
- a CDS encoding LPS-assembly protein LptD encodes MNNYYIQILVFFILLGSSVVVVAAEQLSGSKKKLPVFIEADEIKGHPHEEVEAIGKAKLQRGDQVISADYMKYLPDTKDAIIDSKVHLEREKDVLEGSHLRLNLETLRGELGQPNYYLKEGGGRGSGNLFLFEGEDHYRLKNGNYTTCPIGNDDWFIRAEDLEIDEEKEVGTARHVRVAFKDVPFLYLPWLNFSYSGKRKTGFLAPVMGNTARSGVEVSLPFYWNIAPNYDATITARAMSKRGIMFENEFRYIGETLGGQALLDILPNDLITNETRYGVFLNHAQYFGKGWSGNVDYNHVSDRDFFRDLGTNVNLTARTNLLQQASTSYNGSLGQKGAISFTTLVQSFQTLQDPRSLIVPPYKRLPQFTLTASQRDVYGLDFDLTSIWTNFFFETQRLPDGQQLKLADGLRLVLFPSVSLPLQTAFGYIKPKVSLHHTRYNLNEPVSENGDSNINRTVPLFSLDSGVVFERDTKFRNENFVQTLEPRIFYLYVPFRNQDNSIFPNFESAEMDFSFAQIFTENRFSGHDRINDANEITLALTSRLIESTTGNERLRLAVGQKVRFSDRDVVLSGQQTTSNKTDFIAAISGKITPMITTDTSVQLDEREFRIEKIRTGVSYHPEPGKVFNLGYRYTRGVPGVVQSTNLLFPVPGAPLEQVDASTQWPFLKNWQGMASVNYSLQDDKLLAGLVGVEYNSCCWTLRMVLNRFITATERTSTAFFVQLELNGLMRVGNNPIRVLRQGIPGYTHTSQQF; translated from the coding sequence ATGAACAATTATTATATTCAAATTCTCGTTTTTTTCATTTTACTTGGCTCATCTGTCGTCGTGGTTGCAGCCGAGCAGTTGAGTGGTTCAAAAAAGAAACTACCGGTATTTATAGAGGCTGATGAAATAAAAGGTCATCCTCACGAAGAAGTGGAAGCGATAGGAAAAGCTAAATTGCAACGTGGCGATCAAGTGATATCAGCCGATTATATGAAATATCTTCCAGACACAAAAGATGCGATTATTGATAGCAAAGTCCATCTTGAACGTGAGAAAGATGTGTTGGAAGGATCTCATCTCAGGTTGAATCTCGAAACGCTGAGAGGGGAGCTTGGCCAGCCGAATTATTATTTAAAAGAAGGGGGAGGGCGCGGCAGTGGAAATTTATTTTTGTTTGAAGGAGAAGATCATTACCGGCTAAAAAACGGTAATTATACCACTTGCCCAATCGGAAACGATGATTGGTTCATCCGGGCGGAAGACTTGGAAATTGATGAAGAGAAAGAAGTCGGTACTGCACGTCATGTTAGGGTTGCCTTCAAGGATGTGCCCTTTCTTTATTTACCGTGGTTAAATTTTTCCTATAGCGGTAAACGAAAAACAGGTTTTCTTGCACCCGTTATGGGCAATACGGCGCGAAGCGGTGTGGAAGTGTCACTGCCTTTTTATTGGAATATTGCACCTAATTACGATGCAACGATTACGGCACGTGCTATGAGTAAGCGCGGCATCATGTTCGAAAATGAGTTCCGCTATATAGGCGAAACGCTGGGTGGGCAAGCGCTTCTCGATATACTGCCTAATGATCTGATCACTAATGAGACGCGTTATGGTGTTTTCTTGAATCATGCTCAGTATTTCGGTAAAGGCTGGTCAGGTAATGTTGACTATAATCACGTTTCTGATCGTGATTTTTTTCGTGATCTTGGCACTAACGTTAACCTCACTGCCAGAACCAACCTTTTACAACAGGCGAGTACTTCCTATAATGGTAGCTTAGGCCAGAAGGGTGCGATAAGTTTTACCACACTTGTCCAGAGTTTTCAAACACTTCAAGACCCTAGAAGTCTCATTGTCCCGCCCTACAAGCGTTTGCCTCAGTTTACCTTGACAGCATCACAGCGTGATGTTTATGGATTGGATTTTGATTTGACGAGTATCTGGACGAACTTTTTTTTCGAAACCCAACGATTGCCAGATGGGCAGCAATTAAAGCTGGCCGATGGATTGCGCTTAGTACTTTTTCCCAGCGTTAGCTTGCCTTTGCAAACGGCATTTGGCTATATTAAACCTAAGGTAAGCTTGCATCACACGCGATATAATTTAAATGAACCTGTAAGTGAAAATGGAGATTCCAATATCAATCGTACTGTACCACTATTCAGCCTCGATTCGGGTGTAGTATTTGAGCGGGATACCAAATTCAGAAATGAAAATTTTGTACAAACGCTTGAGCCACGCATTTTTTACCTCTATGTTCCCTTCCGCAATCAGGATAATAGTATCTTCCCCAACTTTGAATCAGCGGAGATGGATTTCAGTTTTGCCCAAATTTTTACTGAAAACCGGTTCAGCGGGCATGACCGGATCAATGACGCCAATGAGATTACTTTGGCATTGACTTCGCGTCTTATTGAATCAACAACAGGGAATGAGCGACTACGGCTTGCAGTCGGTCAGAAAGTACGTTTTTCAGATCGCGACGTGGTGCTAAGCGGGCAACAAACCACCAGTAATAAAACAGACTTTATTGCAGCTATTTCTGGAAAAATCACCCCGATGATCACGACTGACACGAGTGTGCAACTCGATGAAAGAGAATTCCGCATAGAAAAAATTCGCACTGGCGTAAGTTATCATCCAGAGCCCGGTAAAGTATTCAATCTAGGCTATCGTTATACTAGAGGAGTGCCTGGAGTAGTGCAAAGTACTAATTTACTATTTCCGGTTCCAGGAGCACCTCTGGAACAGGTCGATGCATCCACTCAATGGCCCTTTCTGAAAAACTGGCAAGGGATGGCAAGCGTGAACTACTCATTGCAGGATGATAAGCTTTTAGCTGGACTGGTAGGGGTAGAATACAATTCATGTTGCTGGACATTGCGTATGGTGCTAAATAGGTTTATTACCGCAACGGAGAGAACTTCTACGGCATTTTTTGTCCAACTCGAATTAAATGGCCTGATGCGAGTAGGGAATAATCCGATACGGGTATTGCGCCAGGGTATTCCAGGCTATACACATACAAGCCAACAGTTCTAA
- a CDS encoding peptidylprolyl isomerase — protein sequence MVKNIRRIANHHINQASFACQIMLMLIIMAITGKAVAQQTVVALSQAIPVDHIVAVVNEEVITRTELNDVIQNTVRQLQKQGIQLPPFDVLGKQLLERLILTRAQLQRAKELGISVNDTELDKTIRNIAKENKLSMGEFYAALDQEGIGLSQFRDEIRNEVLMARLKEREVNSRINVTEGEIDNFLRTQETSSIGNDEYHVAHILIQILEQMDAAQIEAKRQRAEAAMRKLQEGVEFAQVSAEFSDAPNAMQGGDLGWRPIMQMGPSFAEILVKMQRGQVTPIIQSPVGFHILKLLGRRPQETPVVIIKQTNARHILIKISELISEDDAHRMIMQIKDRIDKGANFAETAKAHSEDASGSSGGDLGWLSPGDTVPEFEQAMDALLPGQISSPVRSQFGWHLIQVIERRSQDVSNEQERQTARKAIHARKAEMVMQEWLQQLRDQAYVEYRAEDI from the coding sequence ATGGTGAAAAATATACGCAGAATAGCTAACCATCATATTAACCAGGCAAGTTTTGCTTGTCAGATTATGTTGATGCTAATCATTATGGCAATAACCGGGAAAGCGGTTGCACAACAAACTGTTGTTGCCCTCAGCCAAGCCATACCAGTTGATCATATTGTTGCTGTCGTTAATGAAGAAGTGATTACTCGTACTGAGCTCAATGATGTGATTCAAAATACCGTCAGACAATTGCAGAAACAGGGAATACAACTGCCACCTTTTGATGTGTTGGGAAAACAATTGCTAGAACGTCTCATCCTGACGAGAGCCCAGTTGCAGCGTGCCAAAGAACTGGGCATATCCGTTAATGATACTGAGCTTGACAAAACGATACGCAATATCGCTAAGGAAAATAAGTTATCGATGGGGGAATTCTATGCAGCGCTCGATCAAGAAGGGATTGGTTTGAGCCAATTCCGGGATGAGATACGCAATGAAGTTCTTATGGCTCGATTAAAAGAACGTGAGGTAAACAGCCGGATTAATGTAACAGAAGGGGAAATAGATAATTTTCTGCGGACTCAGGAAACCTCATCAATTGGTAATGATGAATATCATGTTGCCCATATTCTGATCCAGATCTTGGAACAAATGGATGCAGCACAGATTGAAGCGAAGCGCCAACGCGCAGAAGCTGCCATGAGAAAATTACAGGAAGGTGTGGAATTTGCGCAAGTCTCAGCGGAATTTTCCGATGCCCCCAATGCGATGCAGGGAGGAGACCTTGGATGGCGACCCATTATGCAGATGGGACCCTCTTTTGCTGAAATACTGGTGAAAATGCAGCGTGGTCAAGTAACGCCCATCATTCAAAGTCCTGTCGGTTTTCATATTCTCAAATTATTGGGTCGACGTCCACAGGAAACTCCGGTGGTCATTATCAAGCAAACAAATGCCCGTCATATTCTGATCAAAATCAGTGAGTTGATATCAGAAGATGATGCGCATCGCATGATCATGCAAATTAAAGATCGCATTGATAAAGGGGCTAATTTTGCAGAAACAGCGAAAGCTCATTCTGAAGATGCCAGCGGCTCAAGCGGCGGAGATCTAGGCTGGCTTTCTCCTGGTGATACGGTTCCTGAATTTGAACAGGCTATGGATGCGCTTTTACCTGGCCAAATCAGCTCTCCTGTAAGGAGCCAATTTGGCTGGCATTTGATTCAAGTGATCGAGCGTCGATCACAAGATGTCAGTAATGAGCAGGAACGCCAAACTGCACGCAAGGCGATTCATGCAAGAAAGGCAGAAATGGTGATGCAGGAGTGGTTACAGCAGCTACGCGATCAGGCTTATGTTGAATATCGAGCCGAAGATATTTAA